A segment of the Cohnella algarum genome:
CACAGCGTCATCCCGGTCGATGCGTCGGGCAAGCCCTTGATGCGCTGCATCACCTGGGCGGACAATCGCAGCGCGGCTTGGTCGCGGCGGCTGAGGGACGAAATGGGCGGCCTCGAATTGTACCTGAGAACGGGAACGCCGGTCCATCCGATGTCGCCGGTCGCGAAGCTGCTATGGCTGCGCCATGACAAGCCCGACATCTTCGAACGGGCGGCCAAATTCGTATCGGTCAAGGAATACGTGCTCGCCAGGCTGTTCGGCCGGTACGTCGTCGACTACTCGATCGCGTCGGCCACGGGCTTGTTCAATTTGTCCCGTTTGGACTGGGACGAGGAGGCGCTCTCGATCGCCGGCGTGACGCCGGACCGCCTGTCCGAGCTCGTGCCGACGACTTATACGCTACGCGGAATAAGGGATGCGAACTCGGCGGCGGAAATGGGACTTCTGCCGTCCACGCCGTTCGTCGTCGGAGCCAGCGACGGCGTGCTGTCCAATCTCGGCCTCGACGCGATCGATCCGGGCGTCGTCGCCGTCACGATCGGGACGAGCGGGGCGATCCGGACCGTCATCGACGAGCCCGCCACCGACCGGAAAGGGCGGTACTTTTGCTACGCCTTGACCGAAGACAAGTGGGTCGTCGGCGGGCCGGTGAATAATGGCGGCGTTATTTTTCGCTGGGTGCGGGACGAGTTCGCCGCCTCCGAAACGGAAACCGCGAAGCGGCTCGGCATCAGCCCGTACGACGTGCTGACCCGGATCGCGGAACGGGTGCGTCCGGGCGCGGACGGCTTGCTTTTCCACCCTTACCTGACGGGCGAGCGGGCTCCTCTGTGGAACCCCGACGCCAGGGGATCGTTTTTCGGGTTGACGCTGCATCACCAGAAGGAGCACATGATCCGGGCCGTGCTGGAAGGCGTCGTCTACAATCTGTATACGGTCATGCTGGCGATGCAGGAAACGACCGGCGTGCCGAAGCGGATCAAGGCGACGGGCGGTTTCGCCCGCTCGCCCCTGTGGCGCCAGATGATGGCCGACATCTTCAACCAGAGCGTGGTCGTGCCGGAAAGCTACGAAAGCTCGTGCCTCGGGGCCGTCGTGCTCGGCATGAAAGCGTTCGGCGAAGCGGACGCGTTCACCAGGGTCCGGGGAATGGTCGGCACGACGCACGAGCATTTCCCGAATCCGGAAGCGGCCGGGATATACCGGGAGCTGCTGCCGATTTTCGTTCGCGTCTCCCGCCAGCTGGAGGAGGAGTACGAAAGCATCGCCAAGTTCCAGCAGAAGCTGTTTTCAGCCGAAGCGTAATCGGGATGTTCAATAGCCGCTTCATGGGCCGTCTTGTCCGTTCCCGGGACGAGGCGGTCTTTTGTCTTGCAAATTGCCGTGCGAATCGTTCAAAAATCAGACAATCGGCCCCGCGATTCCGCCGCAGCCTCCCGCCGCTTGCTATACTGGTGAAAAAAGATGCTGGCGAAAAAAACGGAATGCGGACGAAGGGAGCGGGACGGTTGAGCAAGCAAACGGTGATTCGGAAGATGGCGAGAGGGCATCTGCGTGTAGGCGGAGAGGAATCCGCGCTGCGGCTGCTGCGCGAAGCGGCGGGCTACCGGTGGGAGGGCAGGCTGTTTCTGTACTATGAATGCATCGGCGAAGAGATCGAGGCCGACGGCTTGTTTCCGGAGTTGGCCGGTCTGCTTGCGCCGTGGCCGGGGGAAGAGCAAGCGAGAAACTGGGTGCCGATGGCCGACGTGTTTCATTTCAACGAGCCGGCTTCGCTTGACCATTGGCTTCGGCAGGCCCCGGTGGACAAGCGAGCCGGCCGGGTGGCGCGGCTGAAGCCGGAGATGGCGGCAAGCTACATCTACTACCATTACCAGCTTCAAGAAGAGCGGGCCTTTCCCGGCCCCAAGTTCGAAATCATAGGCTTGCACGAAAACGTTCTGTTCGGCTATCAGGAGTTTCCGGCCGTCGTCGAACGCCCGGAAGTGCCGGGAAGGCTGCGCACGAGCGGCACGCCGGTGCCGTGGACCGATTCGCGAATGGATTTGCATTTTCAGCCGTGGCCGGACGGGCATCTTTATTTTAAGCCTGCGGAGACGTTGTTTGCGGTCTATGGGGGCCCGGCGATCGATCGATGATCGCGCACACCGGCTAGAAGGCGCCTTGCCATGCCTTGGCTTGGGCACCCCGCCATAAGCCAAGCGCCCTCCCGGACGGGGGGCGCCTGAGCCGGAACGCTGCTGGATTCGGTCATGCCGGACGCGGTGCGGTTCTTCCCACTCGATTGCGTTATTCCCCGAACGGTCTGCTTTACTTTTTGCCCCGGTCCATCTGGCGGCGGGGGCTGTCGATTTTTCCCCGCTTGTCGGTATCGTTTTCTTTCGGAACGAGCCGGGGATCGGTCCGGCCTTCGTGGTGATTGTCGAAGCTTAATTCGGTCAGCTCCCACTCGGTCGATCCGAGCGTGACGTCGGCGGGAAATACTTGTCCCCGGCGCAATTCCACTTCGGCGCCCCATTCGTCGCGGTACACGCCGTCCGTCTCGACCGGTTCGCCCGACATCGGCGGCATTCTTTTGCTTTCGCTCATACCCTCAAGTCACCTCTTTAAGGAAAAATCCGATCTTCGCGAAACGATAAAAAAGCTCTGTGCGGCTCGCTTATTGTCCGTGCTTCGGCACGGCGGCGCGGTCCGCTTGCGACTGCATGCGGCTGGCGCGGGTTTTTCCGCCCTCGCCCCGGTCCGCGGCGGCTTGGGCGCGGCTGGCTTCCTCTTGAGCCTTGGACGGTCGTTCGCCCGACATTCGGCGTCCCTCCTTGGATTCGATTCAACGACTAGGTTGCCACTGCGGCGTTTGCGTTATGCTCCTCGCGAACGCCGCCGAAGTTCCCGCAAAAAAGAAAAATAACGGCCGCCCGCGGCCGTTATTTCGTCCCCACTCGCAATCCACGAAAATCACTCGTCTTCCAAAAGTTCCTGCCGGTAAAGGGCAAGCGCCGTCTGCATTTTGTCGACGTATGCGGCATCGCCGCTCGAGCACATGAACCGGACGCTGCCGGTCCCGCCCCCGCGCGGAATGCCGTAGCGGGTCAAAAGCGCGGCCAGCCGCCGAACGGTGCCCGCGTTGCCGTCGACGATCCGGATATGCGGCGGCAAAATGTCGCGCAAGATGCCTTTGTAAAAGGGGTAGTGCGTGCAGCCGAGCACGACGATTCCATACCGGTCCAGGTCGTAGGGGGCCAGCTTTTCCCGGAAATAGTCGCCCAGCACGCGCTTGTCGAATTGCAGCGCTTCGCAATAGCGGACAAGCTCGGGCAACGGCAGCGAATCGACGATTCCCCCTTCGTCCACGCGCGAGACGAGCGCGTAATATTTCGGCATCTGCAGCGTAAGCGGCGTGGCGAAGACGAGCACTCTTTTTCCCGTGGCCCGATTCATTTCGACCGCCGGCTTGACCGCCGGCTCCATGCCGACGATCGGAATCGAATACAGCTCCCGCAGCTCCGCGATCGCGATGCTCGTCGCCGTATTGCAGGCCACGACGAGCGCATCGAGCCCCTCGGCCATCATCGTTTCCACCACTTCGAGAATGTACGACCGAACCTCTTCCTTCGTTTTCGTGCCGTACGGGACGTGAAGCGTATCCGCCATATACAAGAAATCCTGATCGGGCAGCCGTTTGAGCGCTTCGGCCAAAACCGACAGCCCCCCGAGACCCGAATCCAAAAATCCGATTGTCATCGTATGATCGTATCCTATGCTTATGTAGTTGAAATAAATATAACTCTAGCATATAGCGATACGAGGCGTCTCGCAAGAAGCATTAGGTACCAGTCCCGCCTAATCTTCCGTATATCGGGATTCCAGCTTTTTTCCGACCATCCACAGCAGAAACAGCACGATTAACGCCGCCGCGATTCGCCACGGATGATCGACGAGCGCCTGCAGGTCATGACCGAGAAACGACAACGTGAAAATCATGACCGACTTGCCGAGCAATATCGCGGTAAGAAACGTGTGCAAGCCGATTTTGGACATGCCGGAAGCGATGTTGATCAGCGCCGAAGGCGAAAAAGGGAAGCAGCTCAGCACGAAGATCGGCGTAAAGCCTTTGTTCTCGATCCAGGAGAAGAAGCGCTCCATTTTCGGCGACCGCTTCCGTATGCGTTCCCCGAAACGGCCGGCAAAGCGGCGGGCGAGCAGAAACACGAGAAAAGAGCCGACGCTCACGCCGATCCAGGACAGCAAAAATCCGGCCCACATCCCGTAAGCGGTAGCGTTGGCGACGACGAACACGACAAGCGGCAAAAACGGCAAAAAGGCTTCCGCCAAAGGCAGCAAAATGCCCGGCAGCGGACCGAGAGCGGAATAACGCCTCAGCAGCTCGCGAATGTCGTCGAGACCGATATCCCGAATATAGGCAATCCCGTTTTGCCAATATTGATCGAACAGAAGCGGTTCCGCATGAAAAACCATAGGCGACCTCACAGGGTCCGTAATGCGGCTTCAGCCGCGAAACAGACGGATTGGAAATAATAAATAGACGATGCATATGACGATAAAAATAGCCCCGGCCGACCCGACGACGAACGGCTCCCCGAACGAAGCGGCCGCAAGTCCCCGAGCGAAGGCCCGATCATCCCGCCCAGGCCTTCCACCGTCGACAGCACGCCCCACCCGAGCCCGCGCTGGTCCTTCGGGACGTAAGCGGCGAGCAGCGCGTTCCATGCCGGCAGAATGGCCGAATACGCGATGCCCAGAACGGCGGCGAACGCAAACGAGAGCGCAAGCGGCGGTCCGAGCATCAAGGCGAAAAGGGCGATCCCGAACACGCAAAATCCGGCGATCAGAAACCACTGCTTCCCGAATCGATCCGCGAGCCGCCCCATCGGAATCAGGCCGACCGCCGTGAAGGCTCCTCCGGCGAACAGCAGGATCGAATAATGCGTCGGGCTCATGCCCAGGTGGTCTTCCGCGAAGCTTGGCAAAATCGGCACCAGCATCCCGGCGGCCAGCGTTTGCAGCACCATGCCGGGGATGAGCAGCTTCATTTCCCGCAGCCGGACGCCGAGCTGGGCGAGCTGCCGCGAGAA
Coding sequences within it:
- the gntK gene encoding gluconokinase; its protein translation is MTEKTEYTIGIDIGTTSTKAVLFDAAGKVAATANEGYPLYTPTPSVAEQDPEEIFAAVVSSVGQAVRKAGVPPERIRFVSCSSAMHSVIPVDASGKPLMRCITWADNRSAAWSRRLRDEMGGLELYLRTGTPVHPMSPVAKLLWLRHDKPDIFERAAKFVSVKEYVLARLFGRYVVDYSIASATGLFNLSRLDWDEEALSIAGVTPDRLSELVPTTYTLRGIRDANSAAEMGLLPSTPFVVGASDGVLSNLGLDAIDPGVVAVTIGTSGAIRTVIDEPATDRKGRYFCYALTEDKWVVGGPVNNGGVIFRWVRDEFAASETETAKRLGISPYDVLTRIAERVRPGADGLLFHPYLTGERAPLWNPDARGSFFGLTLHHQKEHMIRAVLEGVVYNLYTVMLAMQETTGVPKRIKATGGFARSPLWRQMMADIFNQSVVVPESYESSCLGAVVLGMKAFGEADAFTRVRGMVGTTHEHFPNPEAAGIYRELLPIFVRVSRQLEEEYESIAKFQQKLFSAEA
- a CDS encoding transposase; translation: MSESKRMPPMSGEPVETDGVYRDEWGAEVELRRGQVFPADVTLGSTEWELTELSFDNHHEGRTDPRLVPKENDTDKRGKIDSPRRQMDRGKK
- the murI gene encoding glutamate racemase, translating into MTIGFLDSGLGGLSVLAEALKRLPDQDFLYMADTLHVPYGTKTKEEVRSYILEVVETMMAEGLDALVVACNTATSIAIAELRELYSIPIVGMEPAVKPAVEMNRATGKRVLVFATPLTLQMPKYYALVSRVDEGGIVDSLPLPELVRYCEALQFDKRVLGDYFREKLAPYDLDRYGIVVLGCTHYPFYKGILRDILPPHIRIVDGNAGTVRRLAALLTRYGIPRGGGTGSVRFMCSSGDAAYVDKMQTALALYRQELLEDE
- a CDS encoding TVP38/TMEM64 family protein, with product MVFHAEPLLFDQYWQNGIAYIRDIGLDDIRELLRRYSALGPLPGILLPLAEAFLPFLPLVVFVVANATAYGMWAGFLLSWIGVSVGSFLVFLLARRFAGRFGERIRKRSPKMERFFSWIENKGFTPIFVLSCFPFSPSALINIASGMSKIGLHTFLTAILLGKSVMIFTLSFLGHDLQALVDHPWRIAAALIVLFLLWMVGKKLESRYTED
- a CDS encoding MFS transporter, which produces MAASGYAAKSLFRPEMSLYGVILFLTEFIRGAALISFLPIFGKNSLGLNLDVIGIAITAHYLTDTVVKLAMGYLLNRWSVKLVVGGGVIATLAGMLLIGYAEWPWLFIAASGLLGIGISPIWIVCLTHVRENRRGTQMGILYTVWLVGLGSGPVVSNLLLEIGYALTFWVMVGVAFASCLLSLLIPGSSHAELNVVPFSRQLAQLGVRLREMKLLIPGMVLQTLAAGMLVPILPSFAEDHLGMSPTHYSILLFAGGAFTAVGLIPMGRLADRFGKQWFLIAGFCVFGIALFALMLGPPLALSFAFAAVLGIAYSAILPAWNALLAAYVPKDQRGLGWGVLSTVEGLGGMIGPSLGDLRPLRSGSRSSSGRPGLFLSSYASSIYYFQSVCFAAEAALRTL